Proteins encoded together in one Moraxella osloensis window:
- a CDS encoding BrnA antitoxin family protein, whose amino-acid sequence MSKIVTRSIDLTNPPKLTDEAKARLAKLNEAEIDYSDIPPLKDDFWANAVNNPLYKPTKQIATVRIDSDVLLWLKSQGKGYQTRMNAILRQAMLTELAETH is encoded by the coding sequence AAAATCGTTACTCGAAGTATTGATTTAACCAATCCACCTAAATTAACTGACGAAGCAAAAGCTCGTCTTGCTAAACTAAATGAGGCAGAGATTGACTATTCTGATATCCCACCATTAAAGGATGATTTTTGGGCAAACGCTGTTAACAATCCGCTGTATAAGCCAACCAAACAAATCGCTACGGTACGCATAGACAGTGACGTATTGCTATGGCTCAAGTCTCAAGGCAAGGGCTATCAAACTCGGATGAATGCTATTTTAAGACAGGCGATGTTGACTGAGTTGGCAGAAACGCATTAG